Proteins from one Variovorax sp. TBS-050B genomic window:
- a CDS encoding OB-fold domain-containing protein, with translation MKIIKRTESPFRETPGGMLLVATSVAGQPPQFPPIEFVHNDQTVEAIELGPTGSLYSFTIVHPGKEKQPYGLAMVDFGPGVRAFGRLLLGARAPAIGSRLRVVPFALPDGTPDYAFQE, from the coding sequence TTGAAGATCATCAAGCGAACGGAATCCCCCTTCCGTGAAACCCCCGGCGGCATGCTGCTTGTCGCGACGAGCGTGGCAGGTCAGCCACCCCAGTTCCCGCCGATCGAATTCGTTCACAACGACCAGACGGTCGAAGCGATCGAACTCGGGCCGACGGGCTCCCTCTACAGCTTCACCATCGTTCATCCCGGCAAGGAAAAGCAGCCCTACGGCCTGGCCATGGTCGACTTCGGGCCCGGCGTGCGTGCCTTCGGGCGGCTGCTGCTCGGCGCGCGAGCGCCAGCCATCGGGAGCCGCCTGCGGGTGGTGCCTTTCGCGCTGCCGGACGGCACGCCCGACTATGCCTTCCAGGAGTGA
- a CDS encoding DUF1656 domain-containing protein: MIETSLFGVYVPSLLLFAGGAMACAWWVRRLLSLLGVYRWVCHPPLFDLGLYVLLLHALIRLASAISV, from the coding sequence ATGATCGAAACAAGCCTCTTCGGCGTCTACGTCCCCAGCCTGCTCCTGTTCGCAGGCGGCGCAATGGCTTGCGCCTGGTGGGTTCGGCGCCTGCTGTCGCTGCTCGGCGTCTACCGGTGGGTATGCCACCCGCCTCTGTTCGATCTGGGCCTGTACGTCCTGTTGCTCCATGCCTTGATCCGATTGGCCTCTGCCATTTCCGTCTGA
- a CDS encoding HlyD family secretion protein, with the protein MKPESVRLPAWISRQAPSLLRLLLTALVVAAACWAALQLWDHYELSPWTRNGRVRADVVQVAPDVSGMVATVAVRDNQSVVAGELLFSIDEARFMLALQQAEAAVAAQQIAIDNQRIALAQAQRERRRNDELQSLVAQEAREQSALRAEQAKGALRAAETALHQAQVARDTARLNVQRTKVRAPAAGRVTNLDLRQGAYATAGHPALALVAADSIYVEGYFEENKLSRIRLGDRVRVTAMNGPSLEGEVDSIAAGIGDRDRSTGANLLPTVNPTFNWVRLAQRVPVRVKLDPPSADVHLVVGQTVSVEVLGARGGSAATAAARVQAPRT; encoded by the coding sequence ATGAAACCTGAATCCGTCCGTCTTCCCGCCTGGATCTCACGCCAGGCCCCTTCCCTTTTGCGCCTGCTGCTGACTGCGCTGGTCGTTGCGGCCGCCTGCTGGGCCGCCCTGCAACTCTGGGACCACTATGAACTGTCGCCGTGGACCCGCAACGGCCGGGTGCGTGCCGATGTCGTCCAGGTGGCGCCCGATGTGTCCGGCATGGTGGCCACCGTGGCGGTGCGCGACAACCAGTCGGTCGTGGCGGGCGAGCTGCTGTTCTCGATCGACGAAGCCCGCTTCATGCTGGCCCTGCAGCAGGCCGAGGCCGCAGTCGCCGCCCAGCAGATCGCCATCGACAATCAGCGGATCGCGCTGGCCCAGGCACAGCGCGAGCGCCGCCGGAACGACGAACTGCAGAGTCTGGTCGCGCAGGAAGCGCGCGAACAGTCCGCCCTGCGCGCCGAGCAGGCCAAGGGCGCGCTGCGCGCCGCCGAAACGGCGCTGCACCAGGCGCAGGTCGCGCGCGACACCGCGCGCCTGAACGTGCAGCGCACGAAAGTGCGCGCGCCCGCGGCGGGACGCGTCACCAATCTCGATCTGCGCCAGGGCGCCTATGCAACGGCTGGCCACCCCGCGCTGGCGCTTGTGGCCGCCGACTCGATCTACGTCGAGGGCTACTTCGAGGAAAACAAGCTGTCGCGCATCCGCCTGGGTGACCGGGTGCGCGTGACCGCCATGAACGGCCCCTCGCTTGAAGGCGAGGTCGACAGCATCGCCGCGGGCATCGGCGACCGCGACCGCAGCACCGGTGCCAACCTGCTGCCCACCGTGAATCCGACATTCAACTGGGTGCGGCTGGCGCAGCGCGTTCCGGTGCGGGTGAAGCTGGATCCGCCGTCGGCCGACGTTCACCTGGTCGTGGGCCAGACCGTCTCCGTCGAGGTGCTGGGTGCCCGGGGAGGTTCCGCCGCCACGGCTGCCGCTCGCGTTCAGGCGCCGCGGACATGA
- a CDS encoding thiolase family protein codes for MKQPLITGVGITDFGRFPELTEEAMAQAAILEALADAGTQLSEVQAFYCGNALGAMLAGQRALRALHVGGGAVYNVDNACSSGATALNLALQALKVGQYDTVLVFGMDHLSSLGGGPLQLSQNDWNNRRGMIMPALYAMRARRYMHDHGLTLETLADISVKNRKHGALNPIAKFAKLASREEVLASRPVAEPLTLLQCCPAVVDGAAALVLSTKPSKGVARPVRVLASVVQSGLFETAPVDMTEAEITARAARLAYEQAGIGPQDLSLLEVHDAFTISELLYYEALGLCRRGDAASLLQSGATALGGRVPVNPSGGLIAKGHPPGATGVAQVVEVCEQLQGRAGARQVQGARIGLTQVTGGGIWGVDHAACAINILSL; via the coding sequence ATGAAGCAACCATTGATCACCGGCGTCGGCATCACGGACTTCGGCCGCTTTCCCGAACTGACCGAGGAGGCCATGGCGCAGGCGGCCATTCTTGAAGCCCTGGCCGACGCGGGCACGCAGCTCTCCGAGGTGCAGGCGTTCTACTGCGGCAACGCGCTCGGAGCCATGCTGGCCGGACAACGTGCATTGCGCGCACTGCATGTCGGCGGCGGCGCGGTCTACAACGTGGACAACGCCTGTTCCAGCGGCGCCACGGCGCTGAACCTCGCGCTGCAGGCGCTCAAGGTCGGCCAGTACGACACCGTGCTGGTATTCGGCATGGACCACCTGAGCAGCCTCGGCGGCGGGCCGCTGCAGCTCAGCCAGAACGACTGGAACAACAGGCGCGGCATGATCATGCCCGCCCTGTACGCGATGCGCGCCAGGCGGTACATGCACGACCACGGCCTCACACTGGAGACGCTGGCGGACATCTCCGTCAAGAACCGAAAGCACGGGGCCTTGAATCCCATCGCCAAGTTCGCAAAGCTGGCGAGCCGCGAGGAGGTGCTGGCGTCCCGCCCCGTGGCCGAGCCGCTCACGCTGCTCCAGTGCTGCCCGGCCGTGGTCGACGGGGCGGCAGCCCTCGTGCTCAGCACCAAGCCGTCCAAGGGCGTCGCCAGGCCGGTTCGCGTGCTGGCATCGGTGGTGCAGTCCGGCCTGTTCGAGACCGCGCCGGTCGACATGACCGAGGCGGAGATCACGGCGCGTGCCGCCCGGCTGGCCTATGAGCAGGCGGGCATCGGTCCGCAGGATCTCAGCCTGCTGGAAGTGCACGACGCGTTCACCATTTCCGAACTGCTCTATTACGAGGCCCTGGGTCTCTGCCGCCGTGGCGATGCGGCGAGTCTGCTGCAAAGCGGCGCGACCGCGCTGGGCGGGCGTGTGCCGGTCAACCCGAGTGGCGGCCTTATCGCCAAGGGGCATCCTCCGGGGGCGACGGGCGTCGCACAGGTGGTGGAGGTGTGCGAGCAACTGCAAGGCCGGGCCGGCGCGCGGCAGGTGCAGGGCGCGCGCATCGGCCTCACGCAGGTGACGGGCGGTGGGATCTGGGGCGTGGACCACGCCGCCTGCGCGATCAACATTCTTTCGCTTTGA
- a CDS encoding LysR family transcriptional regulator, with the protein MDRMKMEGFELLRTFVEVAFQGSFSRAAGRLGISKASVSKHVATLESRFNVRLLNRSTRSVSLTDAGRLLQARCAPLMEMIEQTTSELQARGSHPSGRLVITAPHGMVQTAFPRLLGDFLTCHPDVQVDLKLSNRTIDLVEEGVDIALRFGRIGDENLIVRRLRRMGLTLCATPRYWARRGIPVQPDDMRKHDVLAYSVTAGPPQITFEVGGKPYNVPIRGRMDANDASALIGAALADIGAVCVPDLLAQPYVEGAHLVPVLQDFMPSDIWLYAAYTQHRQNSAALRALLAMLEVRMRDSNARQQSAVRKYTNGKGA; encoded by the coding sequence ATGGACAGGATGAAGATGGAAGGTTTCGAGCTTCTCAGGACTTTCGTGGAAGTCGCCTTCCAAGGCAGCTTCTCGCGCGCGGCGGGCAGGCTCGGCATCTCGAAGGCGAGCGTGAGCAAGCACGTCGCGACACTGGAGTCACGCTTCAATGTACGTTTGCTCAACCGCTCGACGCGTTCGGTTTCCCTGACTGACGCTGGTCGCCTGCTGCAGGCGCGATGTGCGCCCTTGATGGAGATGATCGAGCAGACCACCAGCGAACTGCAGGCACGCGGCTCGCACCCCAGCGGCCGCCTGGTGATCACGGCGCCCCACGGGATGGTCCAGACCGCATTTCCGCGCCTGCTGGGCGACTTCCTCACATGCCATCCCGACGTGCAGGTCGACCTGAAGCTGAGCAACCGCACGATCGATCTGGTCGAGGAGGGCGTGGACATCGCCCTGCGGTTCGGGCGAATTGGCGACGAGAACCTGATCGTGCGGCGCCTGCGCCGGATGGGGCTGACCCTTTGCGCCACGCCGCGTTACTGGGCCCGGCGCGGCATTCCGGTGCAGCCTGACGACATGCGAAAGCATGATGTGCTCGCATACTCGGTCACGGCGGGGCCGCCGCAGATCACATTCGAAGTCGGCGGCAAACCCTACAACGTGCCCATCCGGGGACGCATGGACGCCAACGACGCCAGTGCGCTGATCGGCGCAGCGCTGGCGGACATTGGCGCCGTATGCGTTCCCGACCTGCTCGCGCAGCCTTACGTGGAAGGCGCGCACCTGGTCCCGGTTCTTCAGGACTTCATGCCCAGCGACATCTGGCTCTATGCAGCCTACACACAGCACCGCCAGAACAGCGCCGCGCTGCGTGCACTGCTCGCGATGCTGGAGGTCCGCATGCGGGACAGCAACGCCCGCCAGCAATCAGCTGTTCGAAAATACACTAACGGTAAGGGAGCTTAA
- a CDS encoding SDR family oxidoreductase, protein MSAEDLFSLRGRTALITGGSRGIGRMIAEGFLERGARVYISARKAAACDRAAQELASTGHCVSLPHDVSTTAGCRALAEAYARHEPTLDILVNNAGAAWGEDFDTFPESGWDKVMDLNLKTPFFLTKALSGPLRAAAKARVGKIINISSTDGIGLNPQENYSYVASKAGLVHLTRRMAMRLAQDNIAVSAIAPGAFPSEMNRNARDHGEALSAHIPARRIGTSDDIAGAAIFLASRAGDYVMGATLVVDGGVTHARPYR, encoded by the coding sequence ATGAGTGCCGAGGATCTTTTCTCGCTGCGGGGCCGCACGGCGCTCATCACCGGCGGCTCGCGTGGCATCGGCCGCATGATCGCCGAGGGGTTTCTGGAGCGCGGCGCGCGCGTCTACATCAGCGCGCGAAAAGCCGCGGCGTGCGACCGGGCCGCGCAGGAACTCGCCAGCACCGGCCATTGCGTATCGCTGCCGCACGACGTCTCCACGACGGCCGGCTGCCGGGCCTTGGCCGAGGCCTACGCCCGGCACGAGCCGACGCTGGACATCCTGGTCAACAACGCCGGCGCGGCCTGGGGAGAAGACTTCGACACCTTCCCCGAAAGCGGCTGGGACAAGGTGATGGATCTGAACCTGAAAACGCCCTTCTTCCTGACGAAGGCGCTTTCCGGACCGCTGCGGGCTGCGGCGAAGGCACGCGTGGGAAAGATCATCAACATCTCGTCCACCGATGGCATCGGGCTCAATCCGCAGGAGAACTATTCCTACGTCGCGAGCAAGGCGGGCCTGGTTCATCTGACGCGGCGGATGGCGATGCGTCTGGCGCAGGACAACATCGCAGTCAGTGCCATTGCACCGGGGGCATTTCCATCCGAGATGAACCGCAACGCCCGCGACCACGGAGAGGCGCTGTCCGCGCACATTCCCGCCCGGCGCATCGGCACATCCGACGACATCGCGGGCGCAGCCATTTTCCTGGCCTCGCGCGCGGGCGACTACGTGATGGGCGCCACGCTGGTGGTCGACGGCGGTGTGACCCATGCCCGCCCCTATCGCTGA
- a CDS encoding helix-turn-helix transcriptional regulator: protein MVHRVDVEAREREIPVHAHRSGQLVMALRGAVSCSVPGALWMVPPQAGVWIPGGTPHSNHGTANAVIFYLFVAPDAAPLPAHCCTLRISPMLSEMIQYLAGQPLSYDAGGPTARLAHVLLDQLCAMPTEEISLPMPQDARLRKVSRAMMRDPSDRRTQADWARQLGMSERTLNRLCTSLTGLSFGRWRRQLHMLVALRELSGGATVQQVAYDLGYESPSAFITMFKKAFGKPPATYVNDRLLAGG from the coding sequence ATGGTCCATCGCGTGGATGTCGAGGCGCGCGAGCGGGAGATTCCGGTCCACGCGCACCGGTCGGGGCAGTTGGTCATGGCGCTGCGCGGCGCCGTCTCCTGCAGCGTCCCCGGTGCGCTTTGGATGGTTCCGCCGCAGGCGGGCGTGTGGATTCCGGGCGGGACGCCGCACAGCAATCACGGCACGGCGAACGCCGTGATCTTCTATCTGTTCGTGGCGCCCGATGCTGCGCCGTTGCCTGCCCATTGCTGCACCCTGCGCATCAGCCCGATGCTCAGCGAGATGATTCAGTACCTGGCGGGGCAGCCGCTCTCCTACGACGCCGGCGGGCCGACGGCCCGCCTGGCCCATGTGCTGCTCGACCAGCTCTGTGCGATGCCGACGGAAGAGATCTCTCTGCCCATGCCGCAGGATGCGCGGCTGAGAAAGGTCTCGCGCGCCATGATGCGGGATCCGTCCGACCGCCGTACCCAGGCGGACTGGGCCCGCCAGCTGGGCATGAGCGAGCGGACATTGAACAGGCTTTGCACATCGTTGACCGGGCTGAGCTTCGGACGCTGGCGACGCCAGTTGCACATGCTGGTCGCGCTCCGGGAGCTATCGGGCGGAGCGACCGTCCAGCAGGTCGCCTACGACCTGGGCTACGAGTCGCCGTCGGCCTTCATCACGATGTTCAAGAAGGCCTTTGGCAAGCCGCCTGCCACCTACGTCAACGACCGGCTGCTGGCTGGCGGATGA
- a CDS encoding TolC family protein → MKLPFVFALAATAACALLGGCAHRPAGPDYVAPAPLAARQAASTGPFLSGGAATSDAEMPARWWRLFEDPELDGLIARAFEHNTDLRQALATLERATALEAEARGSEQPSITLHGGPSFGHVTGLSVLQQDRSPPSRHSYGMGVAVSYQLDLLGQLRRTVEAAEADTGAARAAVDLVRVAVVGGTAQTYAALCASGRQLRVARASVRLQEEALELALRLQRAGKAGTIDAARVRAQLENLRAAITPLEARRRQSLYRLATLTGAAPRDFPDAVSGCEQPPRVAGLLPVGDGTALLARRPDVRQAERSLASATARIGVATADLYPKVSLGLSSGSAGFLARFANRETFSYSLGPLISWSFPNTGAAHARITQAEATARGAVARFEGTVLTALREAETALDAYARELDRHAALTAARDQSLTVAEHARALLASGKLGQLDVLDAQRTLASHEAALAASDAQLAACQVEVFMALGGGWEDGPAAAPR, encoded by the coding sequence ATGAAGCTTCCGTTCGTCTTCGCGCTGGCAGCGACCGCCGCGTGCGCTCTCCTGGGTGGCTGCGCGCACCGCCCCGCAGGCCCCGACTACGTCGCCCCGGCTCCGCTCGCCGCCCGGCAGGCTGCGTCCACCGGACCCTTCCTCTCCGGCGGCGCGGCCACATCGGACGCAGAGATGCCCGCGCGCTGGTGGCGCCTCTTCGAGGACCCCGAACTCGACGGCCTGATCGCCCGGGCCTTCGAACACAACACCGACCTGCGGCAGGCCCTGGCCACCTTGGAGCGTGCAACGGCGCTCGAAGCGGAGGCCCGCGGAAGCGAACAGCCATCGATCACCCTCCATGGCGGCCCGAGCTTCGGTCATGTCACGGGCTTGTCCGTGCTGCAGCAGGACCGTTCGCCGCCGAGCCGGCACAGCTACGGCATGGGCGTGGCCGTGTCCTATCAACTGGACCTGCTGGGGCAACTGCGCCGTACCGTCGAAGCCGCCGAAGCCGACACCGGCGCCGCGCGCGCCGCGGTGGACCTGGTGCGCGTGGCCGTTGTCGGCGGAACGGCACAGACATATGCCGCGCTGTGCGCCAGTGGTCGGCAGTTGCGCGTGGCGCGAGCATCCGTGCGCCTGCAGGAGGAAGCACTTGAGCTTGCGCTGCGGCTGCAGCGCGCGGGCAAGGCCGGCACCATCGATGCCGCGCGTGTGCGCGCGCAGCTCGAGAACCTGCGCGCCGCCATCACCCCGCTGGAAGCCCGGCGCCGGCAGTCGCTCTACCGGCTCGCCACGCTCACGGGTGCGGCGCCGCGCGACTTTCCCGATGCCGTCAGCGGTTGCGAGCAGCCTCCGCGCGTGGCCGGACTGCTGCCGGTCGGCGACGGCACCGCACTGCTCGCCCGGCGGCCCGACGTGCGGCAGGCCGAACGAAGCCTCGCGTCCGCCACGGCGCGGATCGGTGTCGCGACGGCCGATCTCTATCCCAAAGTGAGCTTGGGCCTGTCATCGGGATCGGCCGGCTTTCTAGCCCGATTCGCCAATCGCGAGACCTTCAGCTACAGCCTCGGGCCGCTGATCAGCTGGTCCTTTCCCAACACCGGGGCCGCGCACGCGCGGATCACCCAGGCCGAAGCAACGGCTCGCGGGGCTGTCGCGCGATTCGAGGGCACCGTGCTGACTGCGTTGCGAGAGGCCGAAACCGCGCTGGACGCCTACGCCCGCGAGCTCGACCGCCATGCGGCGCTCACCGCCGCACGCGACCAGAGCCTCACCGTGGCCGAACATGCGCGCGCGCTGCTGGCCAGTGGAAAGCTTGGTCAGCTCGATGTCCTGGACGCCCAGCGCACATTGGCCTCCCACGAGGCCGCCCTGGCCGCTTCGGACGCGCAGTTGGCAGCCTGTCAAGTCGAGGTCTTCATGGCCCTGGGCGGCGGCTGGGAGGACGGCCCGGCGGCGGCGCCCCGATGA
- a CDS encoding PrpF domain-containing protein, with protein MAVQCADGEPRVEGDSEVDGVPGTGAEVALDYSDTSGSTTGKLLPTGQARDWVRVSKLGRSIPVSVVDVGTACVFIRAVDLGITGTELPGQLGPDIYEMAEEVRRWAVERCGLPSSGTLTPYQILISEAQDYRTIAGDRVVQSSEVDFVARMVLNGGAMHKAFPGGGSVCLSVAAQIAGTVPAEARGTHAGPARIRIGHPSGVLKIFANVERAGENGWTVREVHFTRTARRLLDGTAYVRRSRLEATGPDLSPRVNTTAAALP; from the coding sequence ATGGCCGTGCAGTGCGCCGATGGCGAGCCGCGCGTCGAGGGCGACAGCGAAGTGGATGGCGTGCCCGGCACCGGCGCAGAGGTCGCGCTGGATTACTCGGACACCAGCGGCTCGACCACCGGCAAGCTGTTGCCCACGGGGCAGGCGCGCGATTGGGTCCGCGTCTCGAAGCTCGGCCGTTCGATCCCGGTCTCGGTGGTCGATGTCGGCACGGCGTGCGTGTTCATCCGCGCGGTCGATCTAGGCATCACCGGCACGGAGCTTCCCGGACAGCTCGGCCCCGACATCTACGAGATGGCCGAAGAGGTGCGGCGCTGGGCCGTCGAACGCTGCGGACTGCCATCGTCGGGAACTCTGACGCCCTACCAGATCCTGATCAGCGAAGCGCAGGACTATCGAACCATTGCCGGTGACCGCGTGGTGCAGTCGTCGGAGGTGGACTTCGTGGCGCGCATGGTGCTCAACGGCGGGGCGATGCACAAGGCGTTCCCCGGCGGCGGCTCGGTCTGCCTTTCCGTGGCGGCGCAGATTGCGGGGACGGTTCCGGCCGAAGCGCGCGGCACGCATGCCGGACCGGCGCGCATCCGCATCGGTCATCCGAGCGGGGTGCTCAAGATCTTCGCGAACGTCGAGCGCGCGGGCGAGAACGGATGGACGGTCCGCGAAGTGCACTTCACGCGCACCGCGCGGCGATTGCTCGACGGCACGGCGTATGTGCGGCGATCGCGTCTCGAAGCGACCGGCCCGGACCTCTCCCCGCGCGTGAACACCACGGCGGCGGCCTTGCCATGA
- a CDS encoding SDR family NAD(P)-dependent oxidoreductase → MNQTTTTAPASLQGLVAVVTGGAKGIGFGIARELAEAGCRIALWDFDEAALREAEETLSSEGVDVKTFKVDVSAVEEVEAAVARLLASHARIDILVNNAGIGGDRLVSKMDLAFWRRVIEVNLDSQFICAKAVLPQMAENRFGRIINIGSRAWLGNRGQAAYAASKGAVVSLTRSLALEYARKGITVNAIAPGIVETPLFETLTDEVRQNLHKTVPMERIGQPQDIGRAVRFFAEPGSSYVTGQLLYVCGGRSLGGPSV, encoded by the coding sequence ATGAACCAGACAACTACAACCGCACCCGCGTCGCTGCAAGGCCTCGTGGCCGTCGTGACCGGCGGCGCCAAGGGCATCGGCTTCGGCATTGCGCGCGAGCTCGCGGAGGCGGGATGCCGCATCGCCCTGTGGGACTTCGACGAAGCCGCCCTGCGGGAGGCCGAGGAAACCCTTTCCAGCGAAGGCGTCGACGTGAAGACCTTCAAGGTCGATGTCAGCGCGGTGGAAGAGGTGGAGGCGGCGGTGGCGCGGCTCCTGGCATCCCACGCGCGCATCGACATCCTGGTCAACAACGCGGGCATCGGCGGCGACAGGCTGGTCTCCAAGATGGATCTCGCGTTCTGGCGCCGGGTGATCGAGGTCAATCTCGACTCCCAGTTCATCTGCGCCAAGGCGGTCCTGCCGCAGATGGCGGAGAACCGGTTCGGACGCATCATCAACATCGGCTCCCGCGCATGGCTGGGCAATCGCGGGCAGGCCGCCTACGCCGCTTCCAAGGGCGCCGTGGTGAGCCTGACACGTTCGCTGGCGCTCGAATACGCGCGCAAGGGCATCACCGTGAACGCCATTGCGCCGGGCATCGTGGAGACGCCGCTGTTCGAGACGCTGACCGACGAGGTCCGGCAGAACCTCCACAAGACCGTGCCGATGGAGCGCATCGGGCAGCCGCAGGACATCGGCCGCGCCGTCCGGTTCTTCGCGGAACCCGGCTCGAGCTACGTCACGGGACAGCTTCTGTACGTCTGCGGCGGGCGCAGCCTCGGCGGGCCGTCGGTCTAG
- a CDS encoding FUSC family protein, giving the protein MTALPCFSRQEWLFSLKSFAGAMLALYLSSRFGLPRPFWSMMTAYIVAHPLAGHVRSKSLYRLGGTVLGCAAAVVLVPSLSASPVLLSLALALWVGMCLYLSLLDRSARSYAFMLGGYSAALIGFPLVDAPAAMFDTAIARAEEIGLGIVCASLVHSIVWPAGLAPSLLGLIDRALGDVRRWAGDLLGSGVDAEARERLAQDRRRLAVDITQLRLSATHVPFDTGNLRWTQGAVRDLLDRLAALTPSLSALEDRLEALREATGSVPDDIARAMTRSAACLDADAPRASDDVRIAFHAHAADPRNASWVRALHIDMAVHFDALVAGWRRCRALRADIAAGLAGHALPLRRRAVPRPPVLHVDKGLAMRSAFTVVLSTCAACAAWILSGWRSGSSMAMAAAVFCSFFATLDDPVPGMHKFLVALLWSLPVSAFYVLGVMPLAQDFVMLMLCIAPLFLVVGGYLARPASSLTALGMFFGVAGTLALHDVGSADWVGFLEGQLAIIAGALIAGRMTSIVRSVSSEWSAQRIRSATWRDLAEMTTRPASARSYGASAGRMLDRIALLVPRTAGAAGAQGSTAAGLALRELRIGASISVLQRHRHLLPDALSRHLLADLRRSFLARAKGFPPRHEALLPQIDRLLVLSLASTACKPAVTALVGLRRDLFPSAPTDLQP; this is encoded by the coding sequence ATGACCGCGCTGCCTTGTTTCTCCCGCCAGGAGTGGCTCTTCTCCCTCAAGAGCTTTGCGGGGGCCATGCTCGCGCTGTACCTGTCCAGCCGCTTCGGGCTGCCCCGGCCCTTCTGGTCCATGATGACCGCGTACATCGTGGCCCATCCCCTTGCCGGGCATGTGCGCTCGAAGTCGCTCTACCGGCTGGGGGGCACGGTGCTGGGATGCGCGGCCGCCGTGGTGCTGGTGCCTTCGCTGTCGGCATCGCCGGTGCTGCTGTCGCTGGCGCTGGCGCTCTGGGTGGGCATGTGCCTTTACCTGTCGCTGCTGGACCGCAGCGCGCGCTCCTACGCCTTCATGCTGGGAGGCTACTCCGCCGCACTGATCGGCTTTCCGCTGGTGGACGCGCCGGCGGCGATGTTCGACACCGCCATCGCTCGCGCCGAAGAGATCGGGCTCGGCATCGTGTGCGCCAGCCTTGTGCACAGCATTGTCTGGCCAGCCGGCCTGGCGCCCTCCCTGCTCGGGCTGATCGACCGCGCACTGGGCGACGTACGGCGATGGGCGGGCGATCTGCTCGGTTCCGGCGTCGACGCGGAGGCCCGCGAACGGCTGGCGCAGGACAGGCGGCGGCTTGCGGTCGACATCACCCAGCTGCGCCTGTCGGCCACGCACGTGCCTTTCGACACCGGCAACCTGCGCTGGACCCAGGGCGCCGTCAGAGACCTGCTCGACCGCCTCGCGGCATTGACGCCTTCGCTGTCGGCGCTGGAGGACCGACTCGAAGCCCTGCGCGAGGCCACCGGCAGCGTGCCCGACGACATCGCCCGCGCCATGACGCGAAGCGCTGCCTGCCTCGATGCCGACGCGCCGCGCGCATCGGACGACGTGCGCATCGCTTTTCACGCGCATGCCGCGGACCCGAGGAACGCGTCCTGGGTGCGCGCCCTTCACATCGACATGGCCGTCCACTTCGATGCGCTGGTCGCGGGATGGCGGCGGTGCAGGGCGCTGCGCGCCGACATCGCCGCCGGCCTCGCCGGCCACGCGTTGCCGCTGCGGCGAAGAGCGGTGCCACGCCCGCCCGTCCTTCATGTGGACAAAGGCCTGGCGATGCGCTCCGCCTTCACGGTCGTGCTTTCCACCTGCGCCGCATGCGCGGCGTGGATTCTCAGCGGGTGGCGCTCAGGCTCCTCGATGGCCATGGCGGCGGCGGTCTTCTGCAGCTTCTTCGCCACGCTGGACGACCCCGTGCCGGGCATGCACAAGTTCCTCGTCGCCCTGCTGTGGTCGCTGCCCGTGTCGGCTTTCTACGTTCTCGGCGTCATGCCGCTGGCGCAAGACTTCGTCATGCTGATGCTGTGCATCGCGCCCTTGTTCCTGGTCGTGGGCGGCTACCTCGCGCGTCCCGCCAGCAGCCTCACGGCACTGGGCATGTTCTTCGGCGTGGCCGGCACGCTGGCGCTGCACGACGTCGGGAGCGCCGACTGGGTCGGCTTTCTCGAGGGCCAGCTGGCCATCATCGCGGGCGCACTCATTGCAGGGCGCATGACTTCCATCGTGCGCAGCGTGAGCAGCGAATGGAGCGCGCAGCGCATCCGCAGCGCCACCTGGCGCGACCTGGCGGAAATGACGACCCGGCCCGCAAGCGCGCGCTCGTACGGCGCGTCCGCCGGCCGCATGCTGGACCGCATCGCCCTGCTGGTTCCGCGCACGGCTGGCGCCGCCGGAGCACAAGGCAGCACTGCGGCGGGGCTCGCACTGCGCGAACTCCGCATCGGCGCCAGCATTTCCGTCCTTCAGCGGCATCGGCACTTGCTGCCCGACGCGCTCTCGCGCCACTTGCTGGCCGATCTCCGTCGCAGCTTTCTCGCCCGAGCCAAGGGATTTCCGCCACGACACGAAGCGCTGCTGCCGCAGATCGACAGGCTGCTGGTCCTTTCGCTCGCAAGCACCGCTTGCAAGCCCGCAGTCACGGCGCTGGTGGGGCTGCGCAGAGATCTCTTTCCTTCAGCGCCTACCGACCTGCAACCATGA